A single Acidaminococcus sp. DNA region contains:
- a CDS encoding ATP-binding protein, whose translation MKIPKRIARTVIGSLKGGVVPRIGLPYITVGRKNEIDALLHDVSVIEDGGASFRFIVGRYGSGKSFLLQTIRNYVLEKNFVVVDGDLSPERRLSGTKGQGLATYRELVRNMSTKTKPEGGALTLILDRWISRVQQQVMTDGNFAMTDPNLSLAVEKKIQEVVFSLNELVHGFDFARLLTLYYNAYRDDDEVTKAKVVKWFRGEYNTKTEARQELGVGVIISDDSWYDYLKVFAMFLKQAGYKGLFILIDELVNIYKIPNALSRQNNYEKILTMFNDTMQGKAHYLGILMSGTPQCVEDQRRGIYSYEALRSRLASGHFSTEVKDLMAPVIYLQPLTPEEMLILTEKLRDIHSTLYDYETTVKETDLATFIKLEYARVGADSHITPREIIRDFIELLDLVYQHPEKSIGDFMKSDEFTYAQNEVEGEKTKKEFAEFTI comes from the coding sequence ATGAAAATTCCCAAACGCATTGCCCGGACGGTCATTGGATCGCTGAAGGGCGGCGTCGTACCGCGTATCGGGCTGCCTTATATTACGGTGGGCCGCAAAAACGAAATCGACGCGCTGCTCCATGATGTTTCGGTCATTGAGGACGGTGGGGCTTCGTTTCGTTTTATTGTCGGACGGTACGGCAGCGGCAAGAGCTTTTTGCTGCAGACCATCCGCAATTACGTGCTGGAAAAGAATTTTGTCGTGGTCGATGGGGATCTTTCTCCGGAACGGCGTTTATCCGGTACGAAAGGGCAGGGGCTTGCGACATACCGGGAACTGGTTCGCAATATGTCGACCAAGACGAAACCGGAGGGCGGCGCGTTGACGCTCATTCTGGACCGGTGGATCAGCCGCGTGCAGCAGCAGGTCATGACGGATGGCAATTTTGCCATGACGGATCCGAATTTGTCGCTTGCCGTGGAAAAGAAAATCCAGGAAGTCGTGTTTTCCCTGAATGAATTGGTGCACGGCTTTGATTTTGCGCGTCTGTTGACGCTGTATTATAACGCGTACCGCGACGACGACGAAGTGACGAAGGCTAAGGTCGTCAAATGGTTCCGCGGGGAATACAATACGAAGACCGAAGCGCGGCAGGAACTGGGTGTCGGCGTCATTATCAGCGATGACAGCTGGTATGATTATCTGAAGGTTTTTGCCATGTTCCTGAAGCAGGCCGGATACAAGGGCCTCTTTATCCTCATTGATGAACTCGTGAATATCTATAAGATCCCAAATGCCCTGTCGAGACAGAATAACTACGAAAAGATCCTGACTATGTTCAATGATACGATGCAGGGCAAGGCTCATTATCTGGGTATTTTGATGAGCGGCACGCCGCAGTGTGTCGAAGACCAGCGCCGTGGTATCTACAGCTATGAAGCGCTGCGTTCGCGCCTGGCGTCCGGGCATTTCAGCACGGAAGTCAAAGACCTTATGGCGCCTGTCATTTACCTGCAGCCGCTCACACCGGAAGAAATGCTGATTCTGACGGAGAAGCTGCGGGATATTCACAGCACGCTGTATGATTATGAGACGACTGTGAAGGAAACAGATCTGGCGACGTTTATCAAACTCGAATACGCTCGTGTCGGCGCTGATTCGCATATTACGCCGCGTGAGATTATCCGTGACTTTATCGAATTGCTCGACCTCGTGTACCAGCATCCTGAGAAGAGTATTGGAGACTTTATGAAGTCGGATGAGTTTACGTATGCGCAGAATGAAGTAGAAGGCGAGAAAACAAAGAAAGAGTTTGCGGAATTTACGATTTAA
- a CDS encoding TerB N-terminal domain-containing protein codes for MYGKRKIFRTDGDHPFTYESEAIPKRKTEVELPETLRHLREMERKCLGQYQVYDYPPAAFLKEARAAVDYEDDTAYPWPCRHYFPTYASLTDAELRGYFGWRTRFRKGGTEEAPTTFVFLHIYELLNQVGTENVEDGLRKLRRIDQVYGKRDGVIHGKLVHWIPDYMIYYRLPLSLWTEEEKNLFLPGNDILEVVADADSLAPKDLFALVDTLGKNCLTKSRLYKQNPQWLSYFAAHATMKFIEYCRRHRQNTFWESYVYDETYEWLSLFATAIFVAEPHLPEFTYELTPRCQVSCKGSFFMIKHRVLNERKLVRLRKILRAMDAYLRDKVQFKYPLVVPIEKKYLTRIFDETYEEMLEAQKLEQRRHVHIDLSRLSSIRRDSETTRDKLMTEEERSGHPAAEMLSDVEDAEAPQEVTPAAAEETQREVAVHEVEMPAVQETEQAAEEQTEASDAEPAGKTPGETAEAATAGELPYGLSEDEYHFLQCLLYGRDWHWITGKGLMASLLIDSINEKLYDEFSDTVLTEGDGPELIEDYIEELKGTIKP; via the coding sequence ATGTACGGAAAGAGAAAAATTTTCAGGACGGACGGCGACCATCCTTTTACATACGAGTCGGAGGCGATTCCGAAGCGGAAGACGGAAGTGGAGCTGCCGGAGACGCTGCGCCATTTGCGCGAGATGGAACGGAAGTGTCTGGGACAGTATCAGGTATACGACTATCCGCCTGCAGCGTTTCTCAAGGAAGCGCGGGCGGCGGTAGACTATGAAGACGATACGGCGTATCCCTGGCCGTGCCGTCATTATTTCCCCACGTATGCTTCGCTCACCGATGCGGAGCTTCGCGGCTATTTTGGCTGGCGGACGCGTTTTCGCAAGGGAGGCACGGAAGAGGCTCCGACGACGTTTGTTTTTCTCCATATTTATGAACTCTTGAACCAGGTCGGCACGGAGAACGTGGAAGATGGTCTCCGGAAGCTGCGCCGTATCGACCAGGTTTACGGGAAACGGGACGGTGTAATCCACGGTAAGTTGGTGCACTGGATTCCCGATTATATGATTTATTACCGCCTGCCGCTGTCCTTATGGACGGAAGAGGAAAAGAATCTATTCCTTCCGGGTAATGATATACTGGAAGTTGTGGCAGATGCAGATTCTCTGGCACCGAAAGATCTTTTTGCGCTTGTGGACACGCTGGGCAAGAACTGCCTGACGAAGTCGCGCCTTTATAAGCAGAATCCACAGTGGTTATCTTATTTTGCGGCCCATGCTACGATGAAGTTTATTGAATACTGCAGGCGCCATCGGCAGAATACGTTTTGGGAGTCCTATGTGTACGACGAAACGTATGAATGGCTGTCTCTTTTTGCGACGGCAATTTTTGTGGCGGAACCCCATCTTCCGGAATTTACGTATGAACTGACGCCGCGCTGCCAGGTTTCCTGCAAGGGCAGTTTTTTTATGATTAAGCACCGCGTGCTGAATGAGCGGAAACTGGTGCGGCTCCGGAAAATCCTGCGGGCTATGGACGCGTATCTGCGGGACAAGGTACAGTTTAAGTATCCTCTCGTCGTGCCTATTGAGAAAAAATATCTGACGCGGATCTTTGATGAGACGTATGAAGAGATGCTGGAGGCGCAGAAGCTGGAACAGCGGCGCCACGTCCATATCGATCTTTCGAGGCTGTCATCTATCCGCCGGGACTCCGAGACGACGCGGGATAAGCTGATGACGGAAGAAGAACGGTCGGGCCATCCGGCTGCAGAGATGCTTAGTGACGTAGAAGATGCGGAAGCACCGCAGGAGGTAACACCGGCTGCTGCGGAAGAAACGCAGCGTGAAGTGGCTGTACACGAGGTGGAAATGCCTGCAGTGCAGGAAACAGAACAGGCTGCGGAAGAGCAGACCGAAGCATCTGATGCTGAGCCTGCGGGGAAAACACCTGGTGAAACAGCGGAGGCTGCTACTGCGGGAGAACTGCCTTACGGGCTGTCGGAGGACGAGTATCATTTCCTGCAGTGCCTGCTCTATGGCAGAGATTGGCACTGGATTACGGGGAAGGGCCTGATGGCGTCCCTCCTTATCGACAGCATCAATGAAAAATTGTATGATGAGTTTAGCGACACGGTCCTCACGGAAGGTGACGGACCCGAGCTGATTGAAGATTATATCGAAGAATTGAAAGGAACGATTAAGCCATGA
- a CDS encoding phosphoethanolamine transferase produces the protein MSHLIRSILISILTFLISAGICFGVPYCFAEPNYWQDKYALIPAALFALMVYFKEKKSTCLIHAYWNGLIYILPLALLFWQPNAKVTYLEGHSALVTSLMASMALTLLLTFCKSTAKKWLHRTLTVLTVIIALILELFPLGAIFYAVLSHGRPLLAEIVLTLFQTNLNESWSYIKTQPAENWIMATAALLLFGGIEAYLLNKLHKEAQPISSRPLAIAFIALFAASAGFTIYYGKDYPVGITLKETVESLGEYYEYAQAKTERMERLENLKSLTIAQEAKGLHVLVIGESATKDHMHTYGYKRPTTPWLDEFSKEPGTLLFNHAYSNHVHTVQSLTYALSEKNQYNDIEQEDANSIIEIAKAAGYDTWWISNQRLFGVWDTPTSEIASTADHQIWLNGHAGTGVSTDHYDGIILQHLPKLTTAQPTLIVIHLMGSHNDYEDRYPKANAPFEVENYHTDTYDNSIAYTDYVLKGIYKWCVKQPHFASFIYMPDHAEDIDHFEGHEITRFTFDMTHIPLVIHLSKETRDNRPGLYLTLAEHIDSYWTNDLLYNLMLDTLGIENAPVVEEKLDIASPEYSLRKDELWLLHNRRRLEE, from the coding sequence ATGTCACACCTAATCCGCAGCATCCTCATTTCCATACTGACTTTCCTCATCTCCGCCGGTATTTGTTTCGGCGTGCCTTACTGCTTCGCCGAACCCAACTACTGGCAGGATAAGTATGCCCTCATTCCGGCAGCGCTCTTTGCGCTTATGGTTTATTTCAAAGAGAAAAAATCCACCTGCCTGATCCACGCTTACTGGAATGGTCTGATTTACATACTTCCTCTGGCACTTCTTTTCTGGCAGCCCAATGCCAAAGTGACATACCTGGAAGGTCATTCCGCCCTCGTCACATCCCTCATGGCAAGCATGGCGCTGACGCTCTTACTCACATTCTGTAAGAGTACTGCAAAGAAATGGCTGCACCGCACACTGACAGTGCTTACCGTCATCATTGCCCTAATCCTGGAACTCTTTCCGCTCGGAGCTATATTCTACGCTGTCCTGAGCCACGGCCGGCCGCTCCTTGCCGAAATTGTCCTGACCCTGTTCCAGACGAATCTCAACGAATCCTGGTCCTACATCAAGACGCAGCCTGCTGAGAACTGGATCATGGCCACGGCTGCCCTGCTCCTTTTTGGCGGCATCGAAGCCTATCTGCTCAATAAACTCCACAAAGAAGCGCAGCCTATATCCTCGCGTCCACTTGCCATAGCTTTCATCGCCCTTTTTGCTGCCTCTGCAGGATTCACCATTTATTATGGTAAGGATTATCCCGTCGGCATCACCCTCAAGGAAACCGTGGAATCCTTAGGAGAATACTACGAGTATGCCCAGGCTAAGACAGAGCGCATGGAACGCCTCGAGAATCTGAAATCACTTACCATCGCCCAGGAAGCAAAAGGCCTACACGTCCTCGTCATTGGGGAATCGGCGACCAAAGACCATATGCATACCTACGGCTACAAACGCCCGACAACGCCCTGGCTTGATGAGTTCAGCAAAGAACCCGGCACCCTGCTCTTTAACCACGCTTATTCGAATCACGTCCATACCGTGCAGTCACTCACCTATGCCCTGAGTGAAAAAAACCAGTACAACGATATCGAGCAGGAAGATGCCAACTCCATTATCGAAATCGCCAAAGCTGCCGGCTACGATACGTGGTGGATCAGCAATCAGCGCCTGTTCGGCGTCTGGGATACACCCACATCGGAAATTGCCTCTACCGCCGACCACCAAATCTGGCTGAACGGACACGCCGGCACCGGCGTCAGTACGGACCACTACGATGGCATCATTCTGCAGCATCTCCCCAAGCTTACGACCGCACAGCCCACGCTCATCGTCATTCACCTCATGGGAAGCCACAACGATTACGAAGATCGTTACCCCAAAGCGAATGCGCCCTTCGAAGTCGAAAATTACCATACCGATACCTATGACAACAGCATCGCTTACACCGATTACGTCCTCAAAGGCATCTACAAATGGTGTGTGAAGCAGCCCCATTTCGCCAGCTTCATCTATATGCCCGACCACGCCGAAGACATCGATCACTTTGAAGGACACGAAATCACGCGATTTACCTTCGACATGACTCATATACCCCTCGTCATTCACTTGTCCAAAGAAACAAGAGATAACAGACCGGGCTTGTACCTCACCCTGGCAGAGCACATCGACAGCTACTGGACGAATGATTTGCTCTATAACCTCATGCTGGATACTCTCGGGATAGAGAATGCGCCGGTGGTGGAAGAGAAGTTGGATATAGCTTCTCCAGAATACAGTTTGCGAAAAGACGAACTTTGGCTGCTGCATAATAGGAGAAGGTTAGAGGAATAA
- a CDS encoding DUF559 domain-containing protein has translation MIKVKDEISDEEYDELQKHARRMRKSMTVHERILWFQFLRKFPVRFVRQKVLYHYIVDFYCAKAKLIIEVDGVQHSEEQNTAYDAQRTAFLRTKGYEVMRFSNLEIQTQLQTVKAEIKKRLEEKLGIEIEEE, from the coding sequence ATGATCAAAGTAAAAGATGAAATTTCAGACGAAGAATATGATGAGCTGCAAAAACATGCCAGAAGAATGCGTAAAAGTATGACCGTCCACGAGAGGATTCTATGGTTCCAGTTTTTAAGGAAATTCCCGGTTCGATTTGTGCGGCAAAAAGTCTTATATCACTATATTGTCGATTTTTACTGCGCAAAAGCTAAGTTAATCATAGAAGTCGATGGAGTTCAACACAGCGAAGAGCAAAATACGGCGTATGATGCGCAGAGGACTGCTTTCCTACGTACGAAAGGGTATGAAGTAATGAGATTTTCGAATTTAGAGATTCAAACACAGTTACAAACGGTCAAAGCAGAAATAAAGAAAAGATTAGAAGAGAAGTTGGGGATAGAAATAGAAGAGGAATAA
- a CDS encoding IS1182 family transposase, whose translation MPKNKPTQKDYTKIGSSYQLFLPLNFEVQIPNDDPVRLVRAMVEGMDVKALYDTYSHVENKLTSPIQLLEIVIYACMEGIRGSRKIEQSCKRDTHFMFLLDGKKAPDNATIARFCSLHLKPCIKELMIQMDKWLLARGFITLDSLFIDGTKIESVANKYKFVWKNRVLGSQNKLIEKLEQLVPEIEERFGIKVCYGNTFHIRHLKKLLKKLLVIKRAEGIEFVHGCGKRKTILQKYYEILANYLKRLKVYTKQLHICGERNSFAKTDPDATFMRMKEDAMLNGALKPGYNVQYANNSGFTLFADVSAHPTDMRTLIPFLEGFEAHFGQKFANIVADAGYESEENLVWLKKNQYTSYIKPNNYERSKRKKYKNDIGKAENMTYLPDQDMYICKGRRLLKVSKVTQVKNRSGYVSEKTYYECKDCSGCPYKEQCIHGNNCRTPMEKRNKKLVVSKNFAALRAESLKNITSEYGKELRMNRSIQAEGAFADLKDSLNVRRLETRGKGNALVTVGICAMARNVLKVHHKVQDGKEDLHLYPLKKEA comes from the coding sequence ATGCCAAAAAACAAACCTACACAAAAGGATTATACAAAAATTGGCAGTTCTTATCAACTTTTTCTTCCTCTAAATTTTGAAGTACAAATCCCTAATGACGATCCTGTTCGCTTGGTGCGTGCCATGGTAGAAGGGATGGATGTAAAGGCATTGTATGACACGTATTCTCATGTCGAGAATAAATTAACGTCACCAATTCAGCTGCTGGAGATCGTCATTTATGCATGTATGGAAGGAATTCGTGGTTCGCGTAAGATAGAGCAATCCTGTAAAAGAGACACTCATTTCATGTTCCTCTTAGATGGGAAAAAAGCTCCGGATAATGCAACCATTGCAAGATTTTGTTCCCTCCATCTAAAACCATGTATCAAGGAGCTCATGATTCAGATGGATAAATGGCTGCTGGCTCGCGGTTTCATCACGCTGGATAGCCTGTTCATCGATGGGACAAAAATTGAATCTGTGGCAAACAAATACAAATTTGTTTGGAAAAACAGAGTCTTAGGCAGCCAGAACAAACTCATAGAGAAACTGGAGCAACTGGTTCCCGAAATCGAGGAACGTTTCGGAATCAAGGTCTGTTACGGAAACACTTTCCACATCCGTCATTTAAAGAAGCTCCTAAAAAAACTGCTTGTCATAAAGCGGGCTGAAGGGATCGAGTTTGTTCACGGATGTGGGAAAAGAAAGACCATTCTACAGAAGTACTATGAGATTTTAGCTAACTATCTCAAACGGCTTAAGGTGTATACGAAGCAGCTTCACATCTGTGGGGAACGGAACAGCTTTGCCAAAACAGACCCGGATGCTACCTTTATGAGGATGAAAGAAGACGCCATGCTTAATGGCGCCTTAAAGCCGGGATACAATGTCCAATATGCCAACAATTCCGGTTTTACCTTGTTTGCAGATGTGAGTGCACATCCAACAGATATGCGGACACTCATTCCTTTTCTTGAAGGATTTGAAGCCCACTTCGGTCAGAAATTTGCAAACATTGTAGCCGATGCAGGCTATGAAAGCGAAGAGAACTTGGTCTGGCTGAAGAAGAATCAGTATACTTCATATATCAAGCCTAACAATTATGAAAGAAGCAAGAGGAAAAAGTATAAGAACGACATCGGCAAAGCAGAAAACATGACATATTTGCCTGATCAAGACATGTATATCTGTAAAGGTAGGAGACTGCTGAAAGTCAGTAAAGTAACCCAGGTAAAGAACCGGTCAGGATATGTGTCAGAGAAAACATATTACGAATGTAAGGACTGCAGCGGTTGTCCCTACAAGGAACAGTGCATCCATGGGAACAATTGCAGGACACCCATGGAGAAAAGAAACAAGAAATTAGTGGTCTCGAAGAATTTTGCTGCATTGAGGGCAGAATCCCTGAAGAACATTACTTCCGAATATGGTAAGGAACTGAGGATGAACCGCAGTATACAGGCAGAAGGAGCCTTTGCGGATCTCAAGGATTCATTAAACGTCAGAAGACTAGAAACCCGAGGCAAAGGAAATGCCCTGGTAACAGTGGGAATATGTGCCATGGCACGGAATGTCCTGAAGGTCCATCACAAAGTTCAAGACGGCAAAGAGGATTTGCACTTATATCCGCTGAAAAAAGAGGCCTAA
- a CDS encoding M48 family metallopeptidase, whose protein sequence is MLLHTLRSHRTLRRLGKLCATGLLGITLSIGMVPAQPAEASILGDVLGTAVIGTMYRDKIMAVYKKYNNTDEGRNKWFAEMKKEEAPDYDWAINNRVDTIMANVIAGIRAVDPTVDKKPYNYYVSANDKPNASCTIGHNLTIQRGILNLMANDDEIAVVLGHELGHGQKEHPIHGVKSAINAAIVAGMADAATGGLASGAINQLYVYTQNVHLTKPQEWEADNLAFDYITHTNYNPGATAACWQRFLEKYGDMNIHWSDHPTCTQRRENYVKKLYKYSNKHVTDKDGVVYVNKKQFVMPVAAGGMSSKERSYFVLGNLAAAYHNNKVIPNAYADGNTVMLGVQPIITCVAGDESADTLAARLNDLNYGKKKKAKKEVKEKEEKKDKEKEKDNKKDSKEVNQKTVKVTSEKGNQ, encoded by the coding sequence ATGTTACTTCACACTTTACGCTCTCACCGCACACTTCGCCGGTTAGGCAAGCTGTGTGCGACGGGCCTTTTGGGGATTACGTTAAGTATCGGTATGGTTCCGGCACAACCGGCAGAAGCCAGCATCCTTGGTGATGTGCTGGGTACGGCAGTCATTGGTACGATGTACCGGGACAAGATCATGGCGGTCTATAAGAAGTACAACAATACGGACGAGGGCCGCAATAAATGGTTTGCCGAAATGAAGAAAGAAGAGGCACCTGATTATGACTGGGCTATCAATAATCGAGTAGATACGATTATGGCAAACGTCATTGCCGGCATCCGTGCGGTGGATCCGACGGTCGATAAGAAACCTTATAACTATTATGTGAGTGCCAATGATAAACCAAACGCGTCCTGTACGATCGGGCACAACCTGACGATACAGCGAGGTATCTTAAATCTCATGGCTAATGATGATGAAATCGCAGTCGTCCTGGGTCATGAACTGGGCCATGGTCAGAAGGAACATCCGATTCATGGCGTAAAGAGCGCCATCAATGCTGCCATTGTCGCCGGTATGGCCGATGCCGCTACTGGCGGTCTGGCGTCCGGCGCTATCAATCAGCTTTATGTCTATACACAGAATGTGCATCTGACGAAGCCGCAGGAATGGGAAGCTGACAACCTGGCTTTTGATTATATTACGCATACGAACTATAATCCCGGAGCGACGGCAGCCTGCTGGCAGAGGTTCCTTGAAAAGTACGGCGATATGAATATTCATTGGAGCGACCATCCGACCTGCACGCAGCGCCGTGAGAACTATGTGAAGAAGCTCTATAAATACAGCAATAAGCATGTGACGGATAAAGACGGCGTCGTCTACGTCAATAAAAAGCAGTTTGTCATGCCGGTCGCAGCGGGCGGTATGTCGAGTAAGGAACGCAGTTATTTCGTGCTGGGCAATTTGGCCGCAGCGTATCACAATAATAAAGTCATTCCTAACGCCTATGCCGATGGCAATACGGTCATGCTGGGCGTTCAGCCCATTATCACATGCGTTGCCGGCGACGAATCCGCCGATACCCTGGCCGCCCGGCTGAATGATCTCAACTACGGGAAGAAGAAAAAGGCAAAGAAAGAAGTAAAGGAAAAAGAAGAGAAGAAGGATAAAGAGAAAGAAAAAGACAATAAAAAGGATAGTAAGGAAGTAAACCAGAAGACTGTGAAAGTCACGAGTGAAAAAGGGAATCAGTGA
- a CDS encoding plasmid pRiA4b ORF-3 family protein, with amino-acid sequence MDIFLTKKMRDACPKLTITEPEGPVDPLFSWYADWVPFYQTRAKGDTMVFVNEAMRLVIVIPKVRKTSIRKTLLTLQDRILELFKKFRLRPEVYDGYLKEGGTFSYHPNHSKLMTSRLNKQATDARYLYYTYTDNGFDYPVDFDLRVNQVLYHEGKMINRGSVFTPQELMEKKLQEHFGMPVRNYKAYELLITLDLESYKAVRRVIVPADLPLDALSHVMRAIYAPTIMGGHLHQFALFKVAKGGREERRSAFYYGDPQIFKGGRYDKWAPEAEHTVSDLFKPHTHAYYNYDFGDDWFFRIEHVKTMPSYDKYSPERIEAEGQAPPQDVGGVDGYREFMKAYNDPEHPQHKELVRWAEEARWSPELDFYGKMILALYPAHCLK; translated from the coding sequence ATGGATATTTTCTTAACGAAGAAGATGCGGGACGCGTGCCCGAAGCTTACAATCACGGAACCTGAAGGTCCTGTGGATCCGTTGTTCAGCTGGTATGCGGATTGGGTTCCTTTCTACCAGACAAGGGCTAAAGGGGATACGATGGTCTTTGTGAACGAGGCAATGCGCCTTGTGATTGTAATTCCTAAGGTGCGAAAAACAAGTATCCGGAAGACATTACTGACGCTTCAGGATCGTATTCTGGAACTTTTTAAAAAGTTTAGGCTGCGTCCTGAGGTCTATGATGGCTACTTAAAGGAGGGAGGCACTTTTTCTTACCATCCGAATCACAGTAAACTTATGACGTCGCGTTTGAACAAACAGGCTACGGATGCTAGATATCTTTACTACACATATACGGATAACGGATTCGATTATCCGGTGGATTTTGATCTGCGAGTCAATCAAGTACTCTACCATGAAGGAAAAATGATAAATAGGGGAAGCGTGTTTACACCGCAGGAATTGATGGAAAAGAAACTGCAGGAGCATTTTGGCATGCCTGTCCGGAATTATAAGGCATACGAGCTTCTGATTACCCTCGACCTGGAATCTTATAAAGCTGTTCGGCGCGTGATTGTACCGGCAGATTTGCCGCTTGATGCGCTAAGTCACGTGATGAGGGCGATTTATGCGCCGACAATCATGGGCGGCCATTTGCATCAGTTTGCGCTCTTCAAGGTGGCTAAAGGGGGCCGGGAAGAAAGACGGTCGGCGTTTTATTACGGAGATCCCCAGATTTTTAAGGGTGGCCGCTACGATAAGTGGGCACCCGAAGCGGAACATACGGTGTCTGACCTTTTTAAGCCCCATACGCATGCTTATTACAATTATGACTTTGGGGACGATTGGTTTTTCCGGATTGAGCATGTAAAGACCATGCCATCGTATGATAAATATTCACCGGAACGTATTGAAGCGGAAGGGCAGGCGCCTCCCCAGGACGTGGGTGGAGTAGACGGCTACAGGGAGTTTATGAAAGCATATAACGATCCTGAACATCCGCAGCATAAGGAACTTGTGAGATGGGCTGAAGAAGCTAGGTGGTCTCCTGAACTCGATTTTTACGGCAAGATGATTCTTGCCTTATATCCGGCACATTGTTTGAAGTAG
- a CDS encoding YdcF family protein encodes MYIIKFIYQWLLPPGIFILLALFGTIYAYRHHSKFRHVLLAATLLAYFLSIRIGSTLLVRPLETWYQPPKDISGDVLLMLGNGSVDNVPDIDGTGQPSGTMAKSMLTTFRLQKETGLPVLVSGGTVFQDTGTEADIALRIFRQMGIPDDKLTGENKSRNTVENARFSHVICDEKHWKKPILLVVAIQAPSSAMIFQREGLNVTVYPTHYRKPGSITFDPVYDLVPHADNLEDSSMAIKEYLGILALKVHAQ; translated from the coding sequence ATGTACATTATAAAATTCATCTACCAGTGGCTCCTGCCGCCTGGTATTTTCATTTTACTTGCCCTGTTCGGCACGATCTACGCGTACCGTCACCACAGTAAATTTCGCCATGTCCTGCTTGCTGCGACACTGCTGGCGTATTTTCTCTCCATCCGCATAGGATCCACGCTCCTGGTACGCCCGCTTGAAACATGGTACCAGCCGCCTAAAGATATTAGCGGCGATGTATTGCTCATGCTGGGCAATGGTTCCGTTGACAATGTACCGGACATCGATGGCACGGGCCAGCCGTCCGGTACGATGGCAAAGAGCATGCTGACCACCTTCCGCCTGCAGAAAGAAACAGGTCTTCCCGTCCTGGTGTCCGGAGGTACCGTCTTTCAGGATACCGGCACAGAAGCAGATATCGCGCTGCGCATCTTTCGCCAGATGGGCATCCCGGATGATAAACTCACAGGGGAAAACAAAAGCCGCAACACCGTCGAAAACGCCCGCTTCTCGCACGTAATCTGTGATGAAAAACACTGGAAAAAGCCTATTCTCCTCGTCGTCGCTATCCAGGCACCCAGCTCTGCCATGATCTTTCAGCGTGAGGGCCTTAACGTCACCGTCTACCCCACCCATTATCGCAAGCCTGGCAGCATCACCTTCGATCCCGTGTATGACCTCGTTCCTCACGCAGATAACCTGGAAGACAGTTCGATGGCGATTAAAGAGTATTTGGGGATATTAGCATTAAAGGTTCATGCACAGTAA